A stretch of the Pedobacter sp. MC2016-14 genome encodes the following:
- a CDS encoding hybrid sensor histidine kinase/response regulator, giving the protein MVKGAQQKFIQAIKGKVIMALLLACFALFMAWAVSRIAFKEMLATVDNISAPNERLRIVSSLSRKISGMDQLQKTQASRAPGNYTKVFQESKQLRLALDTLGFLYQEDTVQLGRIASIRHLLTLRDQQFVNYLKEREKLVNNRAFSEQVRKLNDLTSRKSNPSDSTVVTSIKKTSTTTIFPTEEEQKPRGFFSKLFGRKKSAAEQPYKIINEENIKRDTIALSAEGKIVRDLEASLKNIEKEQRLKSARFMVKEAELAEANGLLINQMLNILRKVESEAVAQIELNSLQAKSVVSTGINRISIIMLVFFFLMVILLYLILTDITRSNRYRKELELARDEAEYHGKAKQRFLSNMSHEIRTPLQSIIGYSEMIRQQEHPQHKDLDAIHHSAEHLLQIVNEVLDYNRIVSGKFTFSNQVFSMPALLEEVVAVMRPQAAQKVGSSASTVPALQLKTDLQLQGIAQVEGDPFRLKQILFNLLGNAIKFTKEGEVVLAALYKKQGSQLHFTFRVSDTGIGFSEEDAQHIFNEFEQAENPDKNLMNQAGTGLGLTIVKSLVEQQGGRIYVSSKVGAGSVFTVYLTFNQVSADAGSIVKYQPGIALTSSKVWIVDDDQLILDLCSIIFEKNDISYTSFNSPLALLNAKWDPDVKFILMDIRMPEMSGIELCKILRKKSGPELGIYAITAQVLPEERAYLLDQGFDGLIMKPFREHEILSIFKEEEVLVVPEVANDGVEFDPSGLEKMTFGDREALQKILDRFALDSAADAEELLACLEHPNPGHTVLLLHRLAGRIAQMGARQLAAGFRKMEIEMGGMDKPGLAQVQEIKSLLGQLKTLLHQVADYSIS; this is encoded by the coding sequence AGTTCGCTGTCCAGGAAGATCTCTGGAATGGATCAGCTTCAAAAAACACAGGCCAGCAGGGCACCTGGTAATTATACTAAAGTTTTTCAGGAATCTAAGCAGCTTAGACTGGCCCTGGATACTTTGGGCTTCCTTTATCAGGAAGATACAGTGCAGCTTGGGCGTATAGCGTCCATCAGGCATTTGCTGACGCTCCGTGACCAGCAATTTGTGAATTATTTGAAGGAAAGGGAAAAACTGGTGAACAACAGGGCTTTCTCTGAGCAGGTGCGTAAGCTTAATGACCTGACCAGCAGAAAAAGCAACCCGTCTGACAGCACTGTGGTGACTTCGATTAAGAAAACATCTACTACCACTATTTTCCCCACAGAAGAGGAACAGAAGCCAAGAGGCTTTTTTAGCAAGCTATTTGGGAGGAAGAAATCTGCGGCAGAGCAGCCTTACAAAATCATCAACGAAGAAAATATCAAGAGAGATACCATCGCACTTTCTGCAGAAGGAAAAATTGTACGTGATCTGGAGGCTTCTTTAAAAAATATAGAGAAGGAACAACGACTCAAAAGTGCCCGGTTTATGGTCAAGGAAGCGGAATTGGCCGAGGCGAATGGCTTGCTGATTAACCAAATGCTTAACATATTGCGGAAAGTGGAAAGTGAGGCCGTGGCGCAAATTGAATTGAATAGTTTGCAGGCCAAAAGTGTAGTGAGCACTGGAATAAACAGAATCAGTATCATCATGCTGGTGTTCTTCTTTTTAATGGTCATTTTGCTGTATTTGATTTTAACGGACATTACCCGCAGTAACCGATATAGAAAGGAGTTGGAGCTGGCAAGGGACGAGGCGGAATATCATGGAAAAGCTAAACAACGTTTCCTTTCTAACATGAGTCATGAAATACGAACGCCTTTACAATCCATTATTGGCTATTCGGAAATGATCAGACAGCAGGAGCATCCGCAGCATAAAGATCTTGATGCGATACACCATAGTGCAGAACACTTGCTGCAGATTGTGAATGAAGTACTGGACTATAACAGGATTGTTTCTGGTAAATTCACTTTTTCTAATCAGGTGTTTAGCATGCCTGCACTGTTAGAAGAGGTTGTGGCGGTAATGCGTCCGCAAGCAGCGCAAAAGGTTGGTTCTTCAGCTAGTACGGTGCCAGCCTTACAGCTTAAAACAGATTTGCAGCTTCAGGGCATAGCTCAGGTAGAAGGTGATCCTTTTCGTTTAAAACAAATTTTGTTTAACCTGTTGGGGAATGCCATTAAGTTTACCAAAGAAGGGGAAGTGGTATTAGCTGCCCTTTATAAAAAACAGGGTAGTCAGTTACATTTTACCTTTAGGGTGAGTGATACAGGAATTGGTTTTAGTGAAGAGGATGCCCAGCATATTTTTAATGAATTTGAACAGGCAGAAAATCCGGATAAGAACCTGATGAACCAGGCTGGTACGGGATTGGGGTTGACCATTGTAAAATCTCTGGTAGAACAACAAGGGGGAAGGATTTATGTAAGCAGTAAAGTTGGTGCCGGAAGTGTTTTTACGGTTTACCTCACGTTTAACCAGGTAAGTGCTGATGCGGGAAGTATAGTTAAATATCAGCCAGGCATAGCCTTAACTTCATCAAAGGTTTGGATAGTAGATGATGACCAATTGATCCTTGATCTTTGCAGCATTATTTTCGAGAAAAACGACATCAGCTACACAAGTTTCAATAGTCCTTTAGCTTTGTTAAATGCCAAATGGGATCCTGATGTTAAATTTATCCTGATGGATATCCGTATGCCGGAAATGTCCGGGATTGAACTTTGCAAAATCCTGCGGAAGAAATCAGGTCCTGAGCTGGGTATTTATGCGATAACGGCTCAAGTACTACCGGAAGAACGTGCTTATTTGTTGGATCAGGGTTTTGATGGCTTAATCATGAAGCCGTTTAGGGAGCATGAAATACTGTCTATATTTAAGGAAGAGGAAGTATTGGTTGTTCCCGAGGTTGCAAATGATGGTGTGGAATTTGATCCTTCTGGCTTGGAAAAGATGACTTTTGGTGACCGGGAAGCTTTGCAAAAGATTTTAGACCGATTTGCCTTGGACAGTGCTGCTGATGCAGAGGAGTTGCTGGCATGTCTTGAGCATCCTAATCCGGGCCACACGGTTTTGCTGCTACACAGGTTGGCAGGGCGGATTGCGCAGATGGGTGCGAGGCAGCTGGCTGCAGGTTTTAGGAAAATGGAAATAGAAATGGGTGGTATGGATAAACCAGGTTTAGCACAGGTTCAGGAAATTAAATCCCTTCTAGGCCAACTTAAAACCTTATTACATCAGGTAGCAGATTATTCAATTTCGTAG